A DNA window from Hydractinia symbiolongicarpus strain clone_291-10 chromosome 6, HSymV2.1, whole genome shotgun sequence contains the following coding sequences:
- the LOC130647792 gene encoding renalase-like translates to MSTVKVVVVGAGATGALISSLLQRTLGKNLSVEVWDKGRGVGGRMATSRVDQSSSLSVDMGAQYISVAEEYMREHKNIYDELQQQEILAPLKCNVEGLVKKEGTQDFVMSHGSNSLPKYFLTQAGCSVKKSTTLETVDINQSKIQLVSDNVQAEADIVVLTMPVPQILKLKGNISSYVRPYQKKLKAVEYSSRYSLGLFYPGASVHADVDWCFKYVNDNPCLRYVAIDTVKRQTDPAEGLSVVAHTSVPFGVKHLEKSFEDVQPIIFENLKTILPNLPEAKHSKIVRWRYSQVTTPYDGEPGCLVLNRNPLLVCAGDGFKHSNLDGCIQSALSVVDAIKRHLSR, encoded by the exons ATGTCAACAGTCAAGGTCGTAGTTGTTGGAGCAGGTGCGACTGGTGCACTGATCTCATCTTTACTACAAAGAACTCTTGGCAAGAATCTGTCTGTGGAAGTATGGGATAAAGGTAGAGGGGTTGGTGGCAGAATGGCAACTAGTCGTGTTGATCAAAGTTCCAGTTTGTCTGTTGATATGGGTGCACAGTATATCAGCGTTGCAGAGGAATACATGAGAGAGCATAAGAA TATATACGATGAGTTGCAACAACAAGAGATTTTAGCACCACTAAAATGCAACGTGGAAGGTTTAGTGAAGAAAGAGGGTACACAAGATTTTGTGATGAGTCATGGTAGCAATTCTTTGCCCAAGTATTTTTTGACGCAAGCTG GTTGTTCTGTTAAGAAATCAACTACACTAGAAACGGTTGATATCAACCAATCAAAAATTCAACTGGTATCAGACAACGTACAGGCAGAGGCTGATATAGTTGTCCTGACCATGCCTGTTCCACAGATACTTAAATTAAAAGGAAATATATCATCGTATGTTCGTCCATACCAGAAGAAACTTAAAGCTGTAGAGTATTCATCGCGATATTCTTTAGGATTGTTTTATCCAGGTGCGTCCGTCCATGCAGATGTCGACTGGTGCTTTAAGTACGTCAACGACAATCCGTGTTTACGATATGTTGCCATAGATACAGTGAAAAGACAAACAG ATCCAGCAGAAGGATTATCTGTGGTTGCACATACATCTGTTCCATTTGGCGTGAAACACCTAGAAAAATCTTTTGAGGACGTGCAACCTatcatatttgaaaatttaaaaacaattttacccAACCTACCCGAAGCCAAGCATTCTAAAATAGTACGATGGAGATACTCACAAGTAACAACACCCTACGATGGAGAGCCTGGTTGTTTGGTTTTGAACAGAAATCCTTTACTTGTTTGCGCAGGTGATGGGTTTAAACATTCAAATTTGGACGGATGTATACAATCCGCTCTTTCTGTGGTGGATGCCATAAAACGACATTTGTCTCGATAA